The following proteins come from a genomic window of Posidoniimonas polymericola:
- the gdhA gene encoding NADP-specific glutamate dehydrogenase yields MLTTSTDVTPVPVTIVPDSCQDEVQSFMHGLERRNPGEVEFHQAVQEFVETVMPFVMDHQKYRDAQILERMTEPDRIVIFRVTWQDDSGQIRANRAWRVQFNNSIGPYKGGLRFHPDVTLSVLKFLGFEQTFKNSLTGLPMGGAKGGANFNPKGKSDSEVMRFCQSMMTELQRHIGEDTDVPAGDIGVSGREISYLFGQYKRLANRYAGILTGKGLSFGGSQVRTEATGYGCVYFCENMFRHVGDSLAGKRCIVSGSGNVAIYTVEKLNHLGAKAVTLSDSSGFIYDPDGIDADKLAWVKDLKEVRRGRIAEYTERFPHASFYPDANPWGVEADAAFPSATQNEISLEDAQTLLKNGVRAVAEGANMPTVIEGAHAFMKAGILYAPSKAANAGGVAVSGLEQSQNALRISWGREEVDKRLQDIMSDIHDKCVHYANDGGGPVNYVRGANIAGFVKVADAMLAYGAV; encoded by the coding sequence ATGCTCACCACGTCTACCGACGTCACCCCCGTGCCGGTCACGATCGTGCCGGACTCCTGCCAGGACGAAGTGCAGTCGTTCATGCACGGCCTGGAACGCCGCAACCCAGGCGAGGTGGAGTTCCACCAGGCGGTCCAGGAGTTCGTCGAGACGGTCATGCCGTTCGTCATGGACCACCAGAAGTACCGCGACGCACAGATCCTCGAGCGAATGACCGAGCCGGACCGGATCGTGATCTTCCGCGTCACCTGGCAGGACGACTCCGGCCAGATCCGCGCCAACCGCGCCTGGCGGGTGCAGTTCAACAACTCAATCGGACCCTACAAGGGCGGCCTGCGGTTCCACCCGGACGTGACGCTCAGCGTGCTGAAGTTCTTGGGCTTCGAGCAGACCTTCAAGAACAGCCTGACCGGGCTGCCGATGGGGGGCGCCAAGGGCGGGGCCAACTTCAACCCCAAGGGCAAGTCCGACAGCGAGGTGATGCGTTTCTGCCAGTCGATGATGACCGAGCTGCAGCGCCACATCGGCGAAGACACGGACGTCCCCGCCGGCGACATCGGCGTCAGCGGCCGGGAGATCAGCTACCTGTTCGGCCAGTACAAGCGGCTCGCCAATCGCTACGCCGGCATCCTGACCGGCAAGGGCCTGTCGTTCGGCGGCAGCCAGGTCCGCACCGAGGCGACCGGCTACGGCTGCGTGTACTTCTGCGAGAACATGTTCCGCCACGTGGGCGACTCGCTCGCGGGCAAGCGGTGCATCGTGTCCGGCTCGGGCAACGTCGCGATCTACACGGTCGAGAAGCTCAACCACCTCGGCGCCAAGGCCGTGACGCTCAGCGACTCGAGCGGCTTCATCTACGACCCCGACGGCATCGACGCCGACAAGCTCGCGTGGGTGAAGGACCTTAAGGAGGTTCGCCGCGGCCGCATCGCCGAGTACACCGAGCGTTTCCCCCACGCCAGCTTCTACCCGGACGCCAACCCGTGGGGCGTCGAGGCCGACGCCGCGTTCCCCAGTGCCACCCAGAACGAGATCAGCCTCGAAGACGCGCAGACGCTGCTCAAGAACGGCGTCCGCGCGGTGGCCGAGGGCGCCAACATGCCGACCGTCATTGAGGGCGCCCACGCGTTCATGAAGGCCGGCATCCTCTACGCGCCGAGCAAGGCCGCCAACGCCGGCGGCGTGGCGGTGTCGGGCCTGGAGCAGAGCCAGAACGCGCTACGCATCTCGTGGGGCCGCGAGGAGGTCGACAAGCGGCTGCAGGACATCATGTCCGACATCCACGACAAGTGCGTCCATTACGCGAACGACGGCGGCGGCCCGGTCAACTACGTCCGCGGCGCCAACATCGCCGGCTTCGTCAAGGTGGCCGACGCGATGCTCGCCTACGGCGCGGTGTAG
- a CDS encoding aldehyde dehydrogenase family protein, giving the protein MLADTYPFYLANQPESPNADLEVTDKYTGKVATRVAMASAEDIDRAIAAAERAAEAMRKMPPYERQVVLYHCVERFRERFEELAVSLCIEAGKPIKDARGEVTRLIDTFRIAAEECVRIDGDIPNLEISARAKGYRGFVQRVPIGPCSFISPFNFPLNLAAHKVAPALAVGCPFVLKPASRTPIGALLIGEILAETDLPAGAFSILPCHRDGADLFTTDERLKFLSFTGSPNVGWELKSRAGKKPVVLELGGNAACIVDADADVEDAVARLVIGAFYQSGQSCIGVQRIMIHASIYDQVKEKLVAATKQLVAGDPKDENTFIGPMISEGEAKRLDGWIKAAIEAGGKLLCGGGRDGAMLEATLLEDVPQDQDLCAEEAFGPVAVLSRFDDYSAALRQVNNSRFGLQAGIFTRDWYKIQQAWDELEVGGVVIGDVPSWRVDNMPYGGVKDSGLGREGIRYAMADMTEERLLVIRTKQA; this is encoded by the coding sequence ATGCTTGCTGACACGTACCCGTTCTACCTCGCGAATCAGCCCGAGAGCCCCAACGCGGACCTCGAGGTGACCGACAAGTACACCGGCAAAGTGGCGACCCGTGTCGCGATGGCGTCGGCCGAGGATATCGACCGCGCGATCGCGGCCGCCGAACGGGCGGCCGAGGCGATGCGCAAGATGCCCCCGTACGAGCGGCAGGTCGTGCTGTACCACTGCGTCGAGCGCTTCCGCGAGCGGTTCGAGGAGCTGGCGGTGTCGCTCTGCATCGAGGCCGGCAAGCCGATCAAGGACGCCCGCGGCGAGGTCACCCGCCTGATCGACACCTTCCGCATCGCCGCGGAGGAGTGCGTCCGCATCGACGGCGACATCCCGAACCTCGAGATCAGTGCCCGGGCCAAGGGCTACCGCGGCTTTGTCCAGCGGGTGCCGATCGGGCCGTGCTCGTTCATCTCGCCTTTTAACTTCCCGCTCAACCTGGCGGCGCACAAGGTCGCGCCGGCGCTGGCGGTGGGCTGCCCGTTTGTGCTCAAGCCCGCCAGCCGCACGCCGATCGGCGCGCTGCTGATCGGCGAGATCCTGGCCGAGACCGACCTGCCGGCCGGCGCGTTCAGCATCCTGCCCTGCCACCGCGACGGCGCCGACCTGTTCACCACCGACGAGCGGCTCAAGTTCCTGTCGTTCACCGGCTCGCCCAACGTCGGCTGGGAGCTCAAGAGCCGCGCCGGCAAGAAGCCGGTCGTGCTGGAGCTCGGCGGCAACGCCGCCTGCATCGTCGACGCCGACGCTGACGTCGAGGACGCCGTCGCGCGGCTCGTCATCGGAGCGTTCTACCAGTCGGGCCAGAGCTGCATCGGCGTGCAGCGGATCATGATCCACGCCTCGATCTACGATCAGGTGAAAGAAAAACTCGTCGCCGCGACCAAGCAGCTCGTCGCCGGCGACCCCAAAGACGAGAACACGTTCATCGGCCCGATGATCAGCGAGGGCGAGGCCAAGCGGCTCGACGGCTGGATCAAAGCCGCAATCGAGGCCGGCGGCAAGCTGCTGTGCGGTGGCGGTCGCGACGGCGCCATGCTCGAAGCAACCCTGCTCGAGGACGTGCCCCAGGACCAAGACCTGTGCGCCGAGGAGGCGTTCGGCCCGGTCGCCGTGCTGAGCCGTTTCGACGACTACAGCGCCGCCCTGCGCCAGGTCAACAACAGCCGATTCGGCCTGCAGGCGGGCATCTTCACCCGCGACTGGTACAAGATCCAGCAGGCGTGGGACGAGCTCGAGGTCGGCGGCGTCGTGATCGGCGACGTCCCCTCCTGGCGGGTCGACAACATGCCGTACGGCGGCGTGAAGGACAGCGGCCTGGGCCGCGAGGGCATCCGCTACGCGATGGCCGACATGACCGAAGAGCGGCTGCTGGTGATTCGCACCAAGCAGGCGTAG
- a CDS encoding acetolactate synthase large subunit, producing MKASDLFVRALEAEGVEYIFGIPGEENLDLLDSLSRSSIRLIITRHEQAAGFMAATYGRLTGKAGVCLSTLGPGATNFVTAAAYAQLGAMPMLMITGQKPIKSSKQGHFQIIDTVDMMRPITKYTKQIVSGDNIPSRVREAFRLAEEERPGAVHLELPEDIARETTSEPVMPASAARRPVAEEKSIQQAIELIEEAERPLILIGAAANRKLTCRAIRRFVQQTGIPFFATQMGKGVGDETDPLCLGNAALSSGDFLHQAIDAADLIVNIGHNVVEKPPFFMTPGGVRVVHVNFTSAEVDPVYFPQVEVVGDIAHSVWRMGNEVRPRDDWDFTPFFNARDAEQRHIAPYLTDDRFPVSPIRLVHEVQSVMPDDGMLALDNGVYKIWFARNYKARQPNTVLLDNALASMGAGLPSAMAAHLVHPDRKVMAICGDGGFMMNAQELETAVRLKMNLTIVILNDSAYGMIKWKQADMGFADFGLDFSNPDWVKFAECHGARGHRVDSIDQLGPILQSAGDQPGVDLIDVPVDYSVNDVVLNKEIKELAAV from the coding sequence ATGAAAGCTTCCGACCTGTTTGTTCGCGCGCTCGAGGCCGAGGGTGTGGAGTACATCTTCGGCATCCCGGGCGAGGAGAACCTCGACCTGCTCGACTCCCTGTCCCGGAGCTCGATCCGGCTGATCATCACCCGGCACGAGCAGGCGGCCGGCTTCATGGCCGCGACTTACGGCCGCCTCACCGGCAAGGCGGGCGTCTGCCTGTCGACGCTCGGTCCGGGCGCCACGAACTTTGTCACCGCCGCGGCCTACGCCCAGCTCGGCGCGATGCCGATGCTGATGATCACCGGCCAGAAGCCGATCAAGAGCAGCAAGCAGGGCCACTTCCAGATCATCGACACGGTCGACATGATGCGGCCGATCACCAAGTACACCAAGCAGATCGTCAGCGGCGACAACATCCCGTCGCGCGTCCGCGAGGCATTCCGCTTGGCCGAGGAGGAACGCCCCGGCGCGGTCCACCTCGAGCTGCCCGAGGACATCGCCCGTGAGACCACCAGCGAGCCGGTGATGCCGGCCAGCGCCGCGCGTCGGCCGGTGGCCGAGGAGAAGTCGATCCAGCAGGCAATCGAGCTGATCGAGGAGGCCGAGCGTCCGCTGATTCTGATCGGCGCCGCCGCCAACCGCAAGCTGACCTGCCGCGCGATCCGCCGCTTCGTTCAGCAGACCGGCATCCCGTTCTTCGCCACACAGATGGGCAAAGGCGTCGGCGACGAGACCGACCCGCTCTGCCTGGGCAACGCCGCACTGTCGTCCGGCGACTTCCTGCACCAGGCGATCGACGCCGCGGACCTGATCGTCAACATCGGCCACAACGTGGTCGAGAAGCCGCCGTTCTTCATGACCCCCGGCGGCGTACGGGTGGTCCACGTCAACTTCACGTCGGCCGAGGTCGACCCGGTGTACTTCCCGCAGGTCGAGGTCGTGGGCGACATCGCGCACAGTGTCTGGCGGATGGGCAACGAGGTCCGCCCGCGGGACGACTGGGACTTCACCCCGTTCTTTAATGCACGCGACGCCGAGCAGCGGCACATCGCGCCCTACTTGACCGACGACCGGTTTCCCGTGTCGCCGATCCGGCTCGTGCACGAGGTGCAGAGCGTTATGCCGGACGACGGCATGCTGGCCCTCGACAACGGCGTGTACAAGATCTGGTTCGCCCGGAACTACAAGGCGCGGCAACCGAACACGGTGCTGCTGGACAACGCGCTCGCCAGCATGGGGGCCGGTTTACCGTCCGCCATGGCGGCGCACCTGGTGCACCCCGACCGCAAGGTGATGGCGATCTGCGGCGACGGCGGCTTCATGATGAACGCCCAAGAACTCGAGACGGCTGTCCGCCTAAAAATGAATCTGACCATTGTCATTCTTAATGACAGCGCCTACGGCATGATCAAGTGGAAACAGGCCGACATGGGCTTTGCCGACTTCGGCCTGGACTTCTCGAACCCCGACTGGGTGAAGTTCGCCGAGTGCCACGGCGCCCGTGGCCACCGCGTCGACTCGATCGACCAGCTCGGTCCGATCCTGCAGTCGGCCGGCGACCAGCCGGGCGTCGATTTGATTGACGTGCCGGTGGATTACTCGGTTAATGACGTAGTGCTGAACAAAGAGATCAAGGAGCTGGCGGCGGTCTGA
- the xseA gene encoding exodeoxyribonuclease VII large subunit — MPDPLANQPALSVAELTAQIKGLVEESFPSVWVTGEVSNFARPASGHCYFTLKDQHAQIRAVIWKGSASRMRFDLTDGLEILCHGRLDLYAPRGSYQIVIDQAQPKGVGSLELALRQLKEKLAAEGLFDADRKRPLPSFPRRVGFVTSPTGAAIRDFLEVARRRWSGSQILVIPTRVQGEGAAEEIAAAVRLANQIRPPLDVLVVGRGGGSIEDLWCFNEAAVIRAVAASQIPTVSAVGHEIDVTLCDLAADVRALTPSEAAERVVPSGDEFTSRVRTLSTRLHGAARRAVQVRSERVDGLAQRRPLARPYSLIQDHAARLDELQLAANRSIHRKLEHYRGLLRAAAGRLQSLSPLAVLARGYSITQDGRGQVVRDASRLKPGDRIGIRFATGKTEAIVD, encoded by the coding sequence ATGCCCGATCCCCTTGCCAACCAACCCGCGCTGAGCGTCGCGGAGCTGACCGCCCAGATCAAAGGCCTCGTCGAAGAGTCGTTTCCCTCAGTGTGGGTGACCGGCGAGGTCTCGAATTTCGCACGGCCCGCCTCCGGGCACTGCTACTTCACGCTCAAGGACCAGCACGCACAGATCCGCGCGGTGATCTGGAAGGGTTCCGCGTCGCGGATGCGGTTCGACCTGACCGACGGTCTGGAGATCTTGTGCCACGGCCGGCTCGACTTGTACGCGCCGCGGGGCAGCTACCAGATCGTGATCGATCAGGCGCAGCCCAAGGGGGTCGGCTCGCTCGAGCTGGCGCTGCGGCAGCTGAAGGAGAAGCTGGCCGCCGAGGGGTTGTTCGACGCCGACCGCAAGCGGCCGCTGCCGTCATTCCCCCGGCGGGTTGGTTTTGTGACCAGCCCGACCGGCGCCGCGATCCGCGACTTCTTGGAGGTCGCTCGGCGGCGCTGGAGCGGCTCGCAAATCCTGGTGATCCCGACCCGCGTGCAGGGCGAGGGCGCCGCCGAGGAGATCGCCGCGGCGGTGCGGCTCGCCAATCAGATTAGGCCGCCGCTCGACGTGCTGGTGGTCGGTCGCGGCGGCGGCAGCATCGAGGACCTGTGGTGCTTCAACGAGGCCGCCGTGATCCGCGCGGTGGCCGCGTCGCAGATCCCCACCGTGTCGGCGGTTGGACACGAGATCGACGTCACCCTCTGCGACCTGGCGGCCGACGTGCGGGCGCTGACCCCCAGCGAGGCGGCCGAACGCGTCGTGCCGTCGGGCGACGAGTTCACCTCGCGTGTCCGCACGCTCTCCACGCGGCTGCACGGCGCCGCCCGCAGAGCAGTTCAGGTGCGCAGTGAACGCGTGGACGGCCTCGCGCAGCGTCGCCCGCTGGCCAGGCCCTACTCACTCATCCAAGACCACGCGGCCCGACTCGACGAGCTTCAGCTGGCCGCGAATCGCTCGATCCACCGCAAGCTCGAGCACTACCGGGGCCTGCTGAGGGCGGCGGCGGGGCGGCTGCAGTCGCTCAGTCCGCTGGCGGTGCTTGCCCGTGGTTACAGCATCACCCAGGACGGGCGTGGCCAGGTAGTCCGCGACGCGTCCCGGCTGAAACCGGGGGACCGGATCGGCATCCGATTCGCAACAGGCAAGACCGAGGCCATCGTCGACTAG
- the hydA gene encoding dihydropyrimidinase, translating to MSLLIKGGRVVTDTEDYTADILCEGETITAIGSQLDSPAHATVIDAGGKLVMPGFIDPHVHIYLPFMGTYAKDDWDSAGRAAIVGGTTSLIEMICPAANEDPWEAYQLWRGKAESLAPCDFTFHMGVTRFDDGAADKFRRIVADGVASFKVFLAYKGALGVSDEELFKTLELAAELGVIVTAHCENETLVAELQQRLLAAGKTGPEFHEPSRPVRVEASGVQHLTTFAELTGASVYAVHTSNRAAVEAALAARGRGVKIWVETVIPYLTLDESYAQRPDFEGAKYVMSPPIRTKAEQEYLWQALAAGDVSTVATDHAPFDFQGQKEMGRGDFTKIPNGIPSVEERVKLLYTHGVVPGRITLNRFVDAASTQAAKLFGLYPQKGAIKVGSDADLVVWDPEHRGTISAETHLMQTDYSGFEGWQVQGRAEVVTVRGKVMAQSGKFVGEPGHGRFLARKPTH from the coding sequence ATGTCGCTGCTGATCAAGGGTGGGCGGGTTGTCACCGACACCGAGGACTACACCGCGGACATCCTGTGCGAAGGCGAAACGATTACTGCGATCGGTTCGCAACTAGACTCGCCGGCCCACGCCACCGTGATCGACGCCGGCGGCAAGCTCGTGATGCCGGGCTTCATCGATCCGCACGTGCACATCTACCTGCCGTTCATGGGGACCTACGCCAAGGACGACTGGGACTCGGCCGGCCGGGCAGCGATTGTCGGAGGCACGACCTCGCTGATCGAGATGATCTGCCCCGCCGCCAACGAGGACCCATGGGAGGCCTACCAGCTGTGGCGCGGCAAGGCAGAAAGCCTCGCGCCGTGCGACTTCACCTTCCACATGGGCGTGACCCGCTTCGATGACGGAGCCGCCGACAAGTTCCGCCGGATCGTCGCCGACGGGGTCGCCAGCTTCAAGGTGTTCCTGGCGTACAAGGGCGCGCTCGGGGTCAGCGACGAGGAGCTGTTCAAGACGCTCGAACTCGCGGCCGAGCTGGGCGTGATCGTCACCGCCCACTGCGAGAACGAGACCCTCGTCGCCGAGCTGCAGCAGCGGCTCCTGGCAGCCGGCAAGACCGGTCCCGAGTTCCACGAGCCGTCACGGCCCGTACGGGTCGAGGCCTCCGGCGTGCAGCACCTGACCACGTTCGCCGAGCTGACCGGCGCGAGCGTCTACGCGGTGCACACCAGCAACCGCGCCGCGGTCGAGGCCGCTCTCGCCGCCCGCGGGCGGGGCGTCAAGATCTGGGTCGAGACCGTCATCCCCTACCTTACCCTCGACGAGAGCTACGCCCAGCGGCCCGACTTCGAGGGCGCAAAGTACGTGATGTCGCCGCCGATCCGCACGAAAGCGGAGCAGGAGTACCTGTGGCAGGCGCTGGCGGCCGGCGATGTCTCGACCGTCGCGACCGACCACGCGCCGTTCGATTTCCAAGGCCAGAAGGAGATGGGCCGCGGCGACTTCACCAAGATCCCCAACGGCATCCCCAGCGTCGAGGAACGCGTCAAGCTGCTCTACACACACGGCGTCGTGCCGGGAAGGATCACGCTCAACCGGTTCGTCGACGCCGCCAGCACCCAGGCCGCCAAGCTGTTCGGCCTGTACCCGCAGAAGGGCGCCATCAAGGTAGGCTCTGACGCCGACCTGGTGGTTTGGGACCCCGAGCACCGCGGCACAATCTCCGCCGAGACCCACCTCATGCAGACCGACTACAGCGGTTTCGAGGGGTGGCAGGTGCAGGGCAGGGCTGAGGTGGTCACCGTCCGCGGCAAGGTCATGGCCCAGAGCGGCAAGTTCGTCGGCGAGCCGGGCCACGGGCGGTTCCTCGCCCGTAAGCCGACCCACTAG
- a CDS encoding dockerin type I domain-containing protein, producing the protein MYEIGQTFTVGAAGLLTRVDVGVGKVGTPVGDLLLDIRRLHQNVPSDEPPLFQTVIPKTSLPQRAANGLTAVTAIDVSAGRITVTPGDRLAIVLSSDQDFSQTNTIVWDRGNPGYANGAAGERIHTAAWTLDNTYDFGFRSWVDPAADLPGDFNDDQLVDADDYQAWKMNYGSTTQLAADANGDNVVDAADYTIWRDNQTTPASSPGSQSIVGVPAPAGAVLVGWLLPAASLMRRRIG; encoded by the coding sequence ATGTACGAGATCGGCCAAACCTTCACAGTCGGCGCCGCGGGGCTGCTGACCCGCGTCGACGTGGGGGTGGGCAAGGTGGGCACGCCCGTGGGCGATCTCTTGCTAGACATTCGCCGACTGCACCAAAACGTGCCCTCCGACGAGCCGCCGCTGTTCCAAACCGTGATCCCCAAGACGTCGCTGCCGCAGCGGGCGGCCAACGGACTCACCGCAGTCACAGCGATTGACGTTTCCGCGGGCCGAATCACTGTGACGCCCGGCGACCGGCTGGCAATCGTGCTGAGCAGCGATCAAGACTTCAGCCAGACCAACACAATTGTGTGGGACCGCGGCAACCCTGGCTACGCTAACGGGGCCGCTGGGGAGCGCATCCATACCGCCGCCTGGACGCTCGACAATACCTATGACTTTGGGTTCCGCAGCTGGGTCGACCCCGCGGCCGACCTGCCCGGCGACTTCAACGACGACCAACTGGTCGACGCGGACGACTACCAAGCCTGGAAAATGAACTACGGGTCGACCACGCAGCTCGCCGCCGACGCCAACGGAGACAACGTCGTGGACGCCGCCGACTACACGATCTGGCGTGACAACCAAACCACGCCGGCGTCCTCGCCTGGTTCGCAGTCAATAGTCGGCGTACCGGCGCCTGCCGGTGCGGTGCTCGTCGGCTGGCTGCTGCCCGCTGCATCGCTGATGCGGCGGCGGATCGGCTAG
- a CDS encoding chloride channel protein, whose protein sequence is MPSPPTTTDSSDVRNVLREAVDSVARRGVIPGGTLTIILAGLTGLLAGFGAVAFTWIIDTITHYTYGGANEHLGQGWWWGVALLVSPAIGLLFVTWFTRTFAPEAQGHGVPEVITAVARNDGRIRPLVAFVKILASGVTIGTGASAGREGPIVQIGSALGSSAGQMFKLSARNVKVLVAAGAAAGISATFNAPLAGVIFASEIILGSFAVESLTPIVLASVVADIVQQHFGEHRFEAAFGQLEGYDFAGAWSQLPAYLLLGLIAGLAAVGFTKLVYKTEDVANQWLPKWPQRAVVFGLVIGVFGLFYPAWPPSVSDEMVQKKEAGGRPLPAVMGVGYGVVDHALHLEVAGKAKNTEPHDLVDLVVAGGKEYQRRRDGEDTKAVAIEPDRLLAEFWWLLPLALLKPLLTSLTLAGGGSGGVFAPSLYLGATLGACFGLLMNMLLPESSHAPGMFAIVGMGAVVAGTTHGVLSAILIVYEMTNRYEVILPIMAAAGLASLVATVIDPESIYYKKLSRRGERIARGHDLHNLDHIMVRDVMVRHFPTLHPEDNALEIIRIARQNPEIESLPVMNENGKLTGIIRAEDLHRVLDSDISPMLVNAEDIALKTTLALHPAQNLIEAMRDFGARDVETLPVEVGKDDNRRLVGLLLRADVIKRYRQEMLSGR, encoded by the coding sequence ATGCCCTCCCCGCCCACCACGACCGACAGCAGCGATGTCAGAAACGTGCTGCGCGAGGCGGTCGATTCGGTCGCTCGCCGCGGCGTCATCCCCGGGGGGACGCTCACCATCATCCTGGCGGGGCTAACCGGGCTGCTCGCGGGTTTCGGCGCCGTGGCGTTCACCTGGATCATCGACACCATCACCCACTACACCTACGGCGGGGCCAACGAGCACCTCGGCCAGGGCTGGTGGTGGGGGGTCGCCCTGCTGGTCAGCCCAGCAATAGGCCTGCTGTTTGTGACCTGGTTCACCCGCACCTTCGCCCCGGAGGCCCAGGGGCACGGCGTCCCCGAGGTGATCACCGCGGTCGCCAGAAACGACGGCCGCATCCGCCCGCTCGTGGCGTTCGTCAAGATCCTGGCGTCCGGCGTGACGATTGGGACCGGCGCCTCGGCCGGCCGCGAAGGGCCCATCGTGCAGATCGGCAGCGCCCTGGGCAGCTCGGCCGGCCAGATGTTCAAGCTCTCCGCCCGCAATGTGAAGGTGCTGGTCGCCGCCGGCGCCGCGGCGGGCATCAGCGCGACGTTCAACGCCCCATTAGCGGGCGTCATCTTCGCCAGCGAGATCATCCTCGGCAGCTTCGCGGTCGAGTCGCTGACGCCGATCGTGCTGGCGAGCGTCGTGGCCGATATTGTGCAGCAGCACTTCGGCGAGCACCGCTTCGAGGCCGCCTTCGGCCAGCTCGAGGGGTACGACTTCGCCGGCGCCTGGTCGCAGCTCCCGGCCTACCTGCTGCTCGGCCTGATCGCCGGGCTCGCGGCGGTCGGCTTCACAAAACTCGTCTACAAGACCGAGGACGTCGCCAACCAGTGGCTGCCCAAGTGGCCGCAACGGGCGGTGGTGTTTGGACTGGTGATTGGGGTGTTCGGTCTGTTCTACCCGGCCTGGCCGCCGTCGGTCTCGGACGAAATGGTCCAGAAAAAGGAAGCGGGCGGCCGCCCCCTGCCGGCGGTGATGGGCGTCGGCTACGGCGTGGTCGATCACGCGCTGCACCTCGAGGTAGCCGGCAAAGCAAAGAACACCGAGCCGCACGACCTGGTCGACCTGGTGGTCGCAGGGGGCAAGGAGTACCAGCGGCGCCGCGACGGCGAGGACACCAAGGCGGTCGCGATTGAGCCCGATCGGCTGCTGGCCGAGTTCTGGTGGCTGCTCCCGCTGGCGCTGCTTAAGCCGCTGCTCACCAGCCTCACCCTCGCGGGCGGCGGGTCGGGCGGAGTGTTCGCGCCGTCGCTGTACCTGGGGGCGACCCTCGGCGCCTGCTTCGGTCTGCTGATGAACATGCTGCTCCCCGAGTCGAGCCACGCCCCGGGCATGTTCGCTATCGTCGGCATGGGCGCGGTGGTGGCCGGCACCACGCACGGCGTGCTGTCGGCAATCCTGATCGTGTACGAGATGACCAACCGCTACGAGGTCATCTTGCCGATCATGGCGGCCGCCGGCCTGGCGAGCCTGGTCGCGACCGTGATCGACCCCGAGAGCATCTACTACAAGAAGCTCAGCCGCCGCGGCGAACGGATCGCGCGTGGGCACGACCTGCACAACCTCGACCACATCATGGTTCGCGACGTGATGGTCCGGCACTTCCCGACGCTGCACCCGGAGGACAACGCGCTGGAGATCATCCGCATCGCCCGCCAGAACCCAGAGATCGAGAGCCTGCCGGTGATGAACGAAAACGGCAAGCTGACCGGGATCATCCGCGCCGAGGACCTGCACCGCGTGCTCGACAGCGACATCTCGCCGATGCTGGTCAACGCCGAGGACATCGCGCTGAAGACCACGCTCGCCCTGCACCCGGCGCAGAACCTGATCGAGGCGATGCGCGACTTCGGCGCCCGCGACGTCGAGACCCTCCCGGTCGAGGTCGGCAAGGACGACAACCGCCGCCTGGTCGGCCTGCTGCTGCGGGCCGATGTGATCAAGCGTTACCGGCAAGAGATGCTCAGCGGGCGGTAA
- the serC gene encoding 3-phosphoserine/phosphohydroxythreonine transaminase, with protein MDERVFNFSAGPAVLPVPVLEQIRDEMLCLPGAGASIMEISHRGGPFTEIIHSAEANLRKLLDISDDYAVLFLQGGSRLQFSMVPINLLGEGQSADYILTGSWGKKAMEEAQKEGQTRVAYTAKGSGFDHVPEQGDLDLDPQAAYCHYTCNETIEGVQFNGEPDTGGVPLVCDASSDFLHRKLDISRYGMVYACAQKNAGPSGVTIVIMRKDLAERSDANLPSYLSYANHIKEESLGNTPPTFAIYVVDLVTKWLLNDIGGLDKMFEQNKTKALKLYDVIDAHSDLYKGHAQPSSRSVMNVTFNLPSDELTSKFLGEAKKHKLEALKGHRSVGGIRASIYNAMPVEGVDALASFMKEFAKNA; from the coding sequence ATGGATGAGAGAGTCTTCAACTTTTCGGCCGGCCCGGCCGTTCTGCCCGTCCCCGTCCTCGAGCAGATCCGCGACGAGATGCTCTGCCTGCCGGGCGCGGGCGCCTCGATTATGGAGATCAGCCACCGCGGCGGGCCGTTCACCGAGATCATCCACTCTGCCGAGGCCAACCTCCGCAAGCTGCTCGATATCTCGGACGACTACGCCGTCCTGTTCCTGCAGGGCGGCAGCCGTTTGCAGTTCTCGATGGTCCCCATCAACCTGCTGGGCGAGGGACAGTCGGCCGACTACATCCTGACCGGCTCGTGGGGCAAGAAGGCGATGGAGGAGGCCCAGAAGGAAGGGCAGACCCGCGTCGCGTACACCGCCAAGGGGTCGGGCTTCGACCACGTCCCCGAGCAGGGCGACCTCGACCTCGACCCGCAGGCGGCCTACTGCCACTACACCTGCAACGAGACCATCGAGGGCGTGCAGTTCAACGGCGAACCCGACACGGGCGGCGTGCCGCTCGTCTGCGACGCCTCGAGCGACTTCCTGCACCGCAAGCTCGACATCAGCCGCTACGGCATGGTCTACGCCTGCGCCCAGAAGAACGCCGGCCCCTCGGGCGTGACGATCGTCATCATGCGGAAGGACCTGGCCGAGCGCTCCGACGCCAACCTCCCCTCGTACCTGAGCTACGCGAACCACATCAAGGAGGAGTCGCTCGGCAACACGCCGCCGACCTTCGCGATCTACGTGGTCGACCTGGTCACCAAGTGGCTGCTGAACGACATCGGCGGCCTGGACAAGATGTTCGAGCAGAACAAGACCAAGGCGCTCAAGCTGTACGACGTGATCGACGCCCACAGCGACCTCTACAAGGGCCACGCCCAGCCGAGCAGCCGCAGCGTGATGAACGTCACTTTTAACCTGCCGTCGGACGAGCTGACCAGCAAGTTCCTCGGCGAGGCCAAGAAGCACAAGCTCGAAGCGCTGAAGGGCCACCGCTCGGTCGGCGGCATCCGCGCCTCGATCTACAACGCGATGCCGGTTGAAGGCGTCGACGCGTTGGCGTCGTTCATGAAGGAATTCGCCAAGAACGCTTAG